Within Burkholderia diffusa, the genomic segment GCGAATTCGAACCATCGTCTCCGCCCTGTTGCCGCCGGCGCTGGCGGGCTGCCTGTCGGCGCCGCCCCCGATCAATCTGCCCGATGCGCGCGCGATCGGCTTCGACGGCGTGCACGCGGTGCCGCCCGACTGCGCGAAGCTGATGCAGCCGTCGCATCTCGTCGATGCCGGGTTCGGGCGGCCCGGCGTGCCGTTTGGCTGCGCGACCTACACGAATCTCGCGACGATGCTCGC encodes:
- a CDS encoding CpaD family pilus assembly lipoprotein, with amino-acid sequence MRIRTIVSALLPPALAGCLSAPPPINLPDARAIGFDGVHAVPPDCAKLMQPSHLVDAGFGRPGVPFGCATYTNLATMLARPEDLVAPVPYGGADAQVAADAVRRYVEDRVKQPAPDKTLTTTGSPGR